Proteins from a genomic interval of Caulobacter rhizosphaerae:
- a CDS encoding TetR/AcrR family transcriptional regulator — translation MAEVTGFADLETQPLAALAPRERILKTASDLFYRFSVHSVGIDRIIAESGVAKMTFYKHFPSKADLVATYLRHKSALWFQMLETATEDPGLSPSERILAIFDALDGPFRSPAFRGCPFVKGMAEFGPDADVPDVQATITAYFKGLHDLVAALVEPLGLNRPERTVMQILSLIQGAIVMAQSTRDPLVAEANRDAARLLIENAAASAGA, via the coding sequence ATGGCCGAGGTGACGGGATTCGCGGACCTGGAGACGCAACCGCTGGCCGCCCTCGCCCCGCGAGAGCGGATCCTGAAAACGGCGTCGGACCTGTTCTATCGGTTCAGCGTCCACTCCGTGGGGATCGACCGCATCATCGCCGAAAGCGGCGTGGCCAAGATGACGTTCTACAAGCACTTTCCGTCGAAGGCTGACCTCGTGGCCACCTACCTGCGCCACAAGAGCGCCCTCTGGTTCCAGATGCTCGAAACCGCGACGGAAGACCCCGGCCTGTCTCCGTCGGAGCGCATCCTGGCCATCTTTGACGCGCTGGACGGGCCCTTCCGCTCGCCGGCCTTCCGCGGCTGTCCTTTCGTCAAGGGCATGGCCGAGTTCGGACCGGACGCCGACGTCCCGGACGTCCAGGCGACCATCACCGCCTATTTCAAGGGCCTGCACGACCTTGTCGCCGCGCTCGTCGAGCCCTTGGGCCTGAACAGGCCTGAAAGGACCGTGATGCAGATCCTGTCGCTGATCCAGGGCGCGATCGTGATGGCGCAATCGACCCGCGACCCGCTCGTGGCGGAGGCGAACCGCGATGCGGCCAGACTGTTGATCGAGAACGCGGCAGCGAGCGCCGGAGCCTGA